The Papaver somniferum cultivar HN1 chromosome 3, ASM357369v1, whole genome shotgun sequence genome includes a region encoding these proteins:
- the LOC113356049 gene encoding auxin-responsive protein IAA28-like, translating to MKNQFIEATAKQEKEEKDGELNHILGPKTKETELRLGFVGSDSIPIKATEEKIISTKRLITSPSDQQTLLVNGAGYGTTKRWCSDHDHLTTQGGFAKNNPWSNNSSSDPKKEKADFQSRPLPTRVPPVVGWPPVRAFRRNLTSPSKQEMKTKDAASTKIVFATDDEVMRKSTAMDTMYVKVNMEGYAVGRKINLKAHESYESLSQALQNMFDNFLSSVNFSKNGGKAQDGNPPEEVQGSKHVLLYEDNEGDRILVGDVPWEMFTSTAKRLFIISGSKAPAIVAGGEV from the exons ATGAAGAATCAGTTTATAGAAGCGACAGctaaacaagaaaaagaagagaaagatggAGAGCTAAACCATATCCTTGgaccaaaaacaaaagaaactgaACTAAGACTTGGGTTTGTTGGTTCTGACTCCATTCCTATCAAGGCAACAGAAGAAAAAATCATCAGTACTAAACGTCTCATTACTTCACCATCAGATCAACAGACCTTGCTTGTTAATGGTGCTGGTTATGGAACCACAAAAAGATGGTGTTCTGATCATGATCACCTAACAACTCAAGGCGGCTTCGCAAAAAACAATCCATGGAGTAATAATTCCTCTTCTGATCCAAAGAAGGAGAAAGCTGATTTTCAGTCCCGTCCTCTGCCTACCAG AGTTCCTCCAGTGGTTGGCTGGCCGCCGGTACGGGCATTTCGGAGGAACTTAACTTCACCATCAAAGCAAGAGATGAAAACTAAAGATGCCGCTAGCACTAAAATTGTCTTTGCCACTGATGATGAAGTCATGAGGAAGTCCACTGCTATGGATACAATGTACGTTAAAGTCAATATGGAAGGTTATGCAGTTGGAAGGAAGATTAATCTCAAAGCTCATGAGAGTTATGAGTCTCTCTCCCAAGCCCTTCAAAATATGTTCGATAATTTCTTATCATCAG TTAATTTCTCTAAGAATGGAGGAAAAGCACAAGATGGAAATCCACCCGAAGAAGTTCAAGGCAGCAAACATGTTCTTCtctatgaagataatgaaggggATCGAATTCTTGTGGGTGATGTGCCATGGGA GATGTTCACAAGTACGGCTAAAAGGCTATTTATCATCAGTGGCTCTAAAGCTCCAGCAATAG TGGCCGGAGGAGAAGTATGA